The Edaphobacter sp. 12200R-103 genome contains a region encoding:
- a CDS encoding TonB-dependent receptor has product MKILRLQVQPASSVVQDVRLQVGSISTTVDVIASTPIGSLDLPQSDVPVPVQSLTAQTIEDTNAIDLTDVLKRRLNGVYVNENQNNPFQPDVNYRGYTASPLVGSAEGLSVYLDGVRQNQPFGDVVAWDLIPKVAINTTELIPGSNPVYGLNTLGGAIAVQTKSGLTNPGLAVSGYGGSFGRMALDAEYGGSNKSDLNWFAAGTLFHEDGWRVSSPSSVRQSFAKLGYNKDLTAISLSGGYAINDLTGNGTQDFRAIHRTTGLNHGYNSVFSIPDRTWQHSPFLTFNATHALSRSLSINANAYYRHIRTNTTNGDMNDDSFGESLYTLSNADKAALTAAGITFPPNITPANTPFPYLRCIAQGLELDEPGEKCTGVDTDTVNKQNAYGLSGVLSWRTAHNRFAVGGGWDRGTLTFVQNAQYGYLNDDGISVTRIPVFLDGSTEADDAPQDNRVNLHGSTNTPSFFLTDTFTVGKWVLTASGRYNHTTINNEDRLPPVPYRGTLTAINTFDRFNPSAGVVYKASAALSAYFNYGESSRAPTSTELGCADPDFPCSLPNALVSDPPLKQVVSKTFEAGLRGSPNATLRWSAGFFHSDNYDDLLFVASQQTGYGYFQNFGKTRRQGVEASFSANLRHFDGGAEYTFLDATYQSSQTVGSGSNSSNSNAEGGGMGVVDGGNIAISPGNRIPQVPQHMLKLFGDYHPLRKLSIDTDFNLISSSYVRGNENNQHQPDGVYYLGPGKSPGYGVVNVGTRYRLTNHLELFAQINNLLNRHYYTAGQLATTPYDDNGNFTPRPFRSIQFDGDTEYPVRSSTFFAPGAPITVFGGLKVSLGKW; this is encoded by the coding sequence CTGCAGGTTCAGCCGGCATCTTCGGTGGTCCAGGATGTTCGACTTCAGGTTGGAAGCATCTCGACCACCGTGGATGTCATTGCTTCAACGCCAATTGGCTCTCTCGATCTACCACAGTCTGACGTTCCTGTTCCCGTACAATCCCTAACCGCGCAAACAATCGAAGATACGAATGCCATCGACCTGACGGATGTCCTGAAGCGGCGGCTCAACGGTGTTTACGTCAACGAAAATCAGAATAATCCGTTCCAGCCTGACGTGAATTATCGCGGCTATACGGCATCTCCCCTCGTTGGTTCGGCGGAAGGCCTGTCCGTGTACCTGGATGGAGTACGTCAAAACCAGCCCTTCGGCGACGTGGTGGCTTGGGATCTGATCCCGAAAGTTGCCATCAATACGACCGAGCTTATCCCCGGCTCGAATCCGGTTTATGGCCTAAATACGCTGGGTGGAGCTATCGCTGTACAGACAAAAAGCGGCCTCACGAATCCGGGGCTGGCTGTCAGCGGATACGGGGGAAGCTTTGGCCGCATGGCGCTCGATGCCGAGTATGGCGGAAGCAACAAGAGCGATCTAAATTGGTTTGCGGCCGGTACGTTGTTCCATGAGGATGGCTGGAGGGTTTCTTCACCCTCCAGCGTGCGTCAGTCTTTCGCGAAGCTCGGATACAACAAAGATCTGACCGCGATTTCGCTCTCGGGCGGCTACGCCATCAATGATCTGACCGGAAACGGCACACAGGATTTCCGGGCAATCCATCGCACCACCGGGCTCAATCACGGCTATAACAGCGTGTTCAGCATCCCTGACCGGACCTGGCAGCACTCCCCTTTTCTCACCTTCAATGCGACGCATGCTCTTTCGAGAAGCCTGAGTATTAATGCCAACGCCTACTACCGCCATATTCGGACCAATACCACGAACGGTGATATGAATGACGACTCTTTCGGGGAATCGCTCTACACCCTGAGCAATGCCGATAAGGCGGCCCTGACTGCCGCGGGTATCACCTTTCCTCCAAACATTACTCCAGCCAATACTCCGTTTCCGTATCTTCGCTGCATCGCGCAAGGCCTGGAGTTGGACGAGCCGGGTGAGAAGTGTACAGGCGTAGACACGGATACCGTCAATAAGCAGAATGCTTATGGCTTATCAGGCGTACTTTCCTGGCGGACAGCACACAATCGATTTGCCGTCGGGGGCGGTTGGGATCGAGGGACTCTCACCTTCGTCCAGAATGCGCAATATGGTTATCTGAACGACGATGGAATCTCAGTGACTCGAATCCCGGTTTTTCTCGATGGCTCTACGGAAGCAGACGATGCGCCGCAGGATAACCGAGTCAACCTTCACGGAAGCACGAACACTCCGAGCTTTTTCCTGACCGATACGTTTACGGTGGGGAAATGGGTTTTGACAGCATCGGGCCGTTATAACCACACCACGATTAACAATGAGGATCGGCTGCCGCCGGTGCCTTACCGCGGTACTCTCACCGCGATCAATACGTTTGATCGCTTCAATCCTTCGGCTGGCGTTGTCTATAAGGCCTCGGCGGCACTGAGCGCTTATTTCAACTATGGAGAAAGCAGTCGCGCTCCAACATCGACAGAGCTTGGGTGTGCCGACCCGGATTTCCCCTGCAGCCTGCCGAATGCGCTGGTCAGCGATCCTCCGCTGAAACAGGTTGTCAGCAAGACATTTGAAGCAGGCCTTCGCGGAAGCCCGAATGCAACCTTACGGTGGAGTGCGGGCTTCTTTCATAGCGACAACTACGACGACCTGCTCTTCGTTGCTTCGCAGCAGACCGGCTATGGCTACTTCCAGAACTTCGGAAAGACGCGGCGTCAGGGTGTAGAGGCGAGCTTCTCGGCCAATCTGCGGCACTTCGATGGAGGTGCGGAATACACGTTCCTGGACGCTACCTATCAAAGTTCACAGACTGTCGGCAGTGGAAGCAACAGCAGCAACAGCAATGCCGAAGGCGGAGGAATGGGAGTGGTGGATGGAGGCAACATTGCGATCTCGCCCGGCAACCGGATCCCACAGGTTCCGCAACACATGCTCAAGCTGTTTGGCGACTACCATCCGCTGCGGAAGCTTTCAATCGATACCGATTTCAATCTCATCAGCTCATCGTATGTTCGTGGCAACGAGAATAACCAACATCAGCCCGATGGTGTCTATTATCTCGGACCGGGAAAGAGCCCGGGGTATGGTGTTGTAAACGTGGGGACAAGATACAGACTTACGAATCATCTCGAGCTGTTCGCTCAGATCAATAATCTCCTGAATCGCCACTATTACACTGCGGGCCAACTCGCTACTACTCCTTATGACGACAACGGCAACTTCACCCCACGGCCGTTCCGTTCTATCCAGTTCGACGGAGATACTGAATATCCGGTGCGTAGCAGCACGTTCTTTGCTCCCGGTGCACCGATAACTGTATTCGGCGGCCTCAAGGTATCTCTCGGAAAGTGGTGA